A genomic segment from Pseudomonas sp. M30-35 encodes:
- a CDS encoding YdgA family protein translates to MKKTAGIAAALVVAIGVISTAGAWYTGTQLQGVLQSTITDVNQQYKEALVGTGIAIKFEVVSLETHWFTSTARYRLSFTAPANENLPEHLELLFRDNIQHGPLPVSRLKRLNLWPVMLASNYELEANKFTQKWFDAAKGASPLTGESSLGYDGSPSGTLVFAPLDFAPTPTATIKFSGLTLDAEATKNAEKVVIAGGMDSLVISTADNTGKPVRAELRGLTFNSDQQRGSGDFYLGDHNLKLATAQFNFDDKPAVLVKDISQSGSLNETKGLLDGGLAYDIGMLTYDGKDLASMHMLWSLKNFDVAAVQAFIEIYRDLVIKLQQAQALGQDKPDIALSPEEEARLKTSIGNLLDAKPQVALEKLSIKTTNGEALLSMVLDLKKPEPFELPLSERVKQTIAQLDAKLSVSKEVIADGVRAQAIFTGETDSKAIEDQAAMFTEMASGMALGTGLLTLEGENLQSSLHYANDKVVFNGQEMTTEEFAMFVMSKANGIGGGALGGDAPSQDYAPD, encoded by the coding sequence ATGAAAAAAACAGCAGGAATAGCTGCCGCATTAGTGGTTGCCATCGGTGTGATCAGCACAGCTGGAGCATGGTATACCGGGACTCAGTTGCAGGGTGTATTGCAATCAACCATAACCGACGTCAATCAGCAGTATAAGGAGGCTCTGGTAGGTACTGGGATTGCCATCAAGTTCGAAGTGGTTTCCTTGGAAACTCACTGGTTTACCAGCACTGCTCGTTATCGCCTTAGTTTTACCGCCCCCGCTAACGAAAATCTCCCTGAACATCTGGAGCTTTTGTTTCGGGACAACATTCAGCACGGCCCGCTGCCTGTCTCGCGCCTGAAACGTCTTAATCTTTGGCCAGTGATGCTGGCTAGCAATTATGAGCTAGAAGCCAACAAATTCACCCAGAAGTGGTTCGACGCTGCTAAAGGTGCTTCACCACTGACCGGCGAGTCTAGCCTAGGCTATGACGGTTCGCCTTCCGGTACCTTGGTGTTTGCGCCTCTGGATTTTGCCCCGACGCCGACTGCCACAATCAAGTTCTCTGGCCTAACTCTGGATGCTGAAGCCACAAAGAATGCGGAAAAAGTAGTAATCGCTGGCGGCATGGACAGCTTGGTTATTAGTACTGCTGACAACACTGGCAAGCCAGTCCGTGCTGAGCTACGGGGCTTGACCTTCAATAGCGATCAGCAACGGGGTAGTGGCGATTTTTACCTAGGTGACCATAACCTTAAACTGGCAACCGCTCAGTTCAACTTTGACGACAAGCCTGCGGTGCTGGTCAAGGACATCTCGCAGTCCGGCAGCTTGAATGAAACCAAGGGTTTGCTCGATGGGGGCTTGGCCTACGACATTGGCATGCTCACCTACGATGGCAAAGACTTAGCCAGTATGCACATGCTCTGGTCGCTGAAGAACTTTGACGTCGCGGCTGTGCAAGCCTTTATCGAGATTTACCGCGATCTGGTGATTAAACTTCAGCAAGCCCAGGCTCTTGGTCAGGACAAGCCGGATATCGCCCTCTCGCCAGAGGAAGAAGCACGGCTTAAAACTAGCATCGGAAATCTCTTGGACGCAAAACCGCAAGTCGCTCTGGAAAAACTCAGCATCAAGACCACAAATGGCGAAGCGCTGCTGAGCATGGTTTTAGACTTGAAAAAGCCCGAGCCGTTTGAGCTGCCATTGTCGGAACGGGTCAAGCAAACCATTGCGCAACTGGACGCCAAGCTTTCTGTTTCTAAGGAGGTTATTGCTGATGGCGTTCGCGCCCAAGCCATATTCACCGGAGAAACTGACAGCAAGGCTATCGAAGATCAAGCGGCCATGTTCACTGAAATGGCTAGCGGCATGGCCCTTGGCACTGGCTTGTTGACTCTGGAGGGCGAGAACCTGCAATCGTCATTGCATTACGCCAATGATAAGGTGGTTTTCAATGGCCAGGAAATGACAACTGAAGAGTTCGCCATGTTCGTTATGTCCAAGGCCAATGGCATAGGTGGTGGTGCGTTGGGTGGCGATGCCCCGTCGCAAGATTATGCGCCAGACTGA